One window from the genome of Vicinamibacteria bacterium encodes:
- the panB gene encoding 3-methyl-2-oxobutanoate hydroxymethyltransferase: MSTRLAGSDASSDPRPKVTVAAFRDKRRRGEPIAVLTAYDYPTAHALDAAGVDAILVGDSLAMVVLGHPDTLSVTMNEMLHHARAVSRGATTPLLIGDMPFMSYQADVAEAVRNAGRFLQEAGMNAVKLEGGRSVAPAVKAIVQAGIPVQGHLGLTPQSLNQLGGWRVQGRTAEAARALLEDALTLEDSGCFSIVLESVPARLAAYITERLEVPTIGIGAGPGTSGQVLVTHDLLGLYDRFTPRFAKRYADLGQAMATAFAAFRADVVAGLFPGPEHAYNLPTEEWEAFLASLGEELPVTAASR; the protein is encoded by the coding sequence ATGAGCACGCGGCTCGCGGGGAGTGACGCCTCGTCCGATCCACGCCCGAAGGTCACAGTCGCTGCCTTTCGAGACAAACGTCGCCGCGGGGAACCGATCGCGGTGCTGACCGCCTACGACTACCCGACGGCCCACGCCCTCGACGCGGCGGGTGTCGACGCCATCCTCGTCGGCGACTCTCTCGCCATGGTCGTCCTGGGCCATCCCGACACCCTCTCCGTGACCATGAACGAGATGCTCCACCACGCCCGCGCGGTCAGCCGGGGGGCGACAACCCCGCTCCTCATCGGCGATATGCCCTTCATGAGCTACCAGGCGGACGTCGCTGAAGCCGTGCGCAACGCGGGCCGGTTCCTGCAGGAAGCGGGCATGAACGCGGTCAAGCTGGAAGGCGGACGGTCCGTCGCCCCCGCGGTCAAGGCCATCGTCCAAGCGGGGATCCCCGTCCAGGGCCACCTCGGTCTCACTCCCCAGAGCCTGAACCAGCTCGGGGGCTGGCGCGTCCAGGGCCGGACGGCGGAGGCCGCGCGGGCGCTCCTCGAGGATGCCCTAACCCTCGAAGACTCGGGCTGCTTCTCCATCGTCCTGGAGAGCGTCCCCGCGCGGCTCGCCGCCTACATCACGGAGCGGCTGGAGGTGCCTACGATCGGCATTGGCGCCGGGCCTGGCACCAGCGGCCAAGTGCTCGTGACCCACGATCTCCTCGGGCTCTACGACCGGTTTACCCCCCGCTTCGCCAAGCGCTACGCCGACCTCGGCCAGGCCATGGCCACCGCCTTTGCCGCCTTTCGCGCAGACGTGGTGGCGGGGCTCTTCCCAGGACCGGAGCACGCCTACAACCTCCCCACCGAGGAGTGGGAGGCGTTCCTGGCCTCCCTGGGCGAGGAACTACCCGTCACCGCCGCGAGCCGGTAG
- a CDS encoding P1 family peptidase: MDRRDFGRVLAAGVAGALAAPSAEAVAPVGPGGGLTEVAGIKVGHFTDSRRPTGCTVVLTEEGAVCGVDVRGGAPGTRETDLLAPVSMVPTVHALVLSGGSAFGLDSATGVMRYLEERRIGFEVGVGRVPIVPAAILFDLGLGDWTVRPDAAAGQAAARAASAGPVAEGNVGAGAGATVGKLFGPERAMKSGLGTAAVKLPGGVVVAALVAVNAWGDVSDPWTGALVAGARDADGRRLHGTIRALLEGYGPGRGATEGQNTTIGVVATNVSLTKAQATKVAQMAHDGLARTVQPAHTPWDGDTLFAVSTGAIRMATPDLVVGIVAAEAVARAVLRAVQLAKGLPGLPAAADLAPSRGSG; this comes from the coding sequence ATGGATCGGAGGGATTTCGGTCGGGTACTCGCTGCGGGTGTGGCCGGCGCTCTCGCTGCGCCCTCTGCGGAGGCGGTGGCACCTGTCGGGCCGGGGGGCGGGCTGACGGAGGTGGCGGGCATCAAGGTGGGCCACTTCACAGACAGCCGTCGGCCCACCGGGTGCACGGTAGTCCTGACGGAGGAGGGAGCGGTCTGCGGCGTGGACGTCCGAGGGGGGGCGCCGGGCACCCGCGAGACGGACCTTTTGGCTCCCGTGAGCATGGTGCCCACGGTCCATGCCCTCGTGCTCTCCGGAGGGAGCGCCTTCGGGCTCGATAGCGCCACCGGGGTCATGCGCTATCTCGAGGAACGGCGAATTGGGTTTGAGGTGGGAGTGGGGCGAGTGCCGATCGTGCCCGCCGCGATCCTGTTCGACCTCGGACTCGGTGACTGGACGGTGCGGCCGGACGCGGCCGCGGGCCAAGCCGCAGCGCGAGCGGCGAGCGCGGGTCCAGTGGCGGAGGGGAACGTGGGGGCGGGGGCGGGGGCCACGGTGGGAAAGTTGTTCGGGCCCGAGCGGGCCATGAAGAGCGGCCTTGGAACCGCCGCGGTCAAGCTTCCGGGGGGAGTCGTGGTGGCCGCGTTGGTGGCGGTGAACGCCTGGGGCGACGTGAGCGATCCCTGGACTGGAGCGCTGGTGGCGGGGGCACGTGACGCCGACGGCCGGCGCTTGCACGGCACCATCCGGGCGCTGCTCGAAGGTTACGGACCGGGCCGGGGCGCGACGGAAGGCCAAAACACGACGATCGGTGTCGTGGCGACCAACGTCTCCTTGACGAAAGCGCAGGCCACAAAAGTCGCGCAGATGGCCCACGACGGCCTGGCTCGCACCGTGCAGCCTGCGCACACGCCCTGGGACGGGGACACCCTCTTCGCAGTCTCGACGGGGGCGATCCGCATGGCGACGCCGGACCTGGTGGTGGGCATCGTCGCGGCCGAGGCCGTCGCCCGCGCGGTTCTGCGCGCGGTCCAACTGGCCAAGGGACTCCCCGGCCTGCCCGCGGCCGCCGATCTCGCTCCCTCGCGAGGGTCGGGATAG
- a CDS encoding asparaginase: MSARRTVHVIFTGGTISMRVDPGTGAAVPSLSGEEIVSRVHGLRREARLVLEDYARLPGPHVTPHWMWRLKARVASVLEDPSVDGLVVTHGTDTLEETAFLLDLTLDSPKPVVFCGAMRTLSEPSWDGPANLMTAVRTAVHPASRDRGVLVAVGEEVLAAAEAYKWHTQSLAAFRSPLGPLAVLDRGQIVYRRPPFHPPCLRAKRLVAEVDLHIMATGVDDALIRASVARGARGLVVEATGCGNVPPSALPGLRSALASRLPIILASRCAEGRVSPAYGYEGGGRMLREMGVILGGDLPGPKARIKLMVALGLTPDPLEIRRIFEGDGTYSPRS, encoded by the coding sequence GTGAGCGCACGACGCACGGTGCACGTGATCTTCACGGGGGGGACGATTTCCATGCGTGTGGACCCCGGCACGGGAGCGGCGGTGCCCTCCCTCTCCGGGGAGGAGATCGTCTCCCGCGTGCACGGCCTCCGCCGCGAGGCCCGACTCGTATTGGAGGACTACGCCCGTCTTCCCGGCCCCCACGTGACGCCGCACTGGATGTGGCGGCTCAAGGCACGGGTGGCCTCGGTGCTGGAAGATCCGAGCGTGGATGGGCTCGTGGTCACCCACGGGACCGACACCCTCGAGGAGACCGCCTTCCTCCTGGACCTCACCCTCGACAGCCCCAAGCCCGTCGTCTTCTGCGGCGCGATGCGCACCCTCTCCGAGCCGAGCTGGGACGGCCCCGCCAACCTCATGACCGCGGTGCGGACCGCCGTCCACCCTGCGTCGCGGGACCGGGGGGTTCTGGTGGCGGTGGGCGAGGAGGTGCTCGCCGCGGCCGAGGCCTACAAGTGGCACACCCAGAGCCTGGCCGCCTTTCGCAGCCCCCTTGGCCCGCTCGCGGTCCTGGATCGCGGGCAGATCGTTTATCGGCGGCCTCCCTTTCACCCTCCCTGCCTGAGGGCCAAGCGTCTGGTCGCGGAAGTCGATCTGCACATCATGGCCACCGGCGTTGACGACGCCCTGATCCGGGCCTCGGTGGCGCGGGGAGCGAGAGGCCTGGTCGTGGAAGCCACCGGCTGCGGCAACGTCCCCCCCTCCGCGCTGCCCGGCCTGCGCTCTGCCCTGGCCTCCCGCCTGCCCATCATCTTGGCCTCCCGCTGCGCGGAGGGCCGGGTTTCCCCCGCCTACGGTTACGAGGGGGGTGGGCGGATGCTCCGGGAGATGGGGGTCATCCTGGGCGGGGATCTCCCCGGGCCCAAGGCCCGCATCAAGCTCATGGTCGCCCTCGGCCTCACGCCGGATCCGCTCGAGATCCGGCGGATCTTCGAGGGCGACGGCACCTACTCCCCTAGATCGTAG
- a CDS encoding DMT family transporter: protein MTVSPYLPLALAVLLVSFGSILVRLAQAPPLAVSFYRIFLAALCLAPFAFAPARRAWATLLPRQRAVLLAAGAALALHFATWVASLSYTSIASSVLLVNTAPLFAVGLSRVFLGESVSRLVLGAIGLALGGAALIAAGDWAGTPGSLGGNLLAVVGAGTLALYHVIGRGLRAALPLNAYVFGVWSTAAFSLALLCLPFGVPLTGYSPRTFGLFLALALVPTLAGHGLVNQSLRRLPAPTVGLFLLGEPVAASLLAYIVFGEVPGRWTLAGGALVFAALALVLRGRA, encoded by the coding sequence ATGACCGTCTCGCCCTACCTCCCGCTGGCCCTCGCCGTCCTCCTTGTGTCCTTCGGCTCGATTCTCGTCCGGCTGGCGCAGGCCCCGCCCTTGGCCGTCTCCTTCTACCGAATCTTCCTGGCCGCGCTCTGCCTCGCCCCCTTCGCCTTCGCACCGGCCCGTCGGGCCTGGGCCACGCTCCTTCCCCGACAGCGAGCCGTTCTCTTGGCCGCGGGCGCCGCCTTGGCCCTCCACTTCGCGACCTGGGTGGCCAGCTTGTCCTACACCTCGATCGCGTCCTCGGTTCTGCTCGTCAACACCGCCCCCCTCTTCGCCGTCGGCCTCTCGCGTGTCTTCTTGGGGGAGAGCGTCTCCCGGCTCGTGCTGGGTGCCATCGGTCTGGCCCTGGGGGGCGCCGCGCTCATCGCGGCCGGGGATTGGGCAGGTACTCCCGGCTCCCTGGGCGGCAACCTCCTGGCCGTGGTCGGGGCAGGCACCCTCGCCCTCTATCACGTTATCGGCCGGGGCTTGCGCGCGGCCCTCCCTTTGAATGCCTACGTCTTCGGCGTCTGGTCCACGGCTGCCTTCAGCCTCGCCCTCCTTTGCCTCCCCTTTGGAGTGCCCCTGACCGGGTACAGCCCACGGACCTTCGGTCTCTTCCTCGCCCTCGCCCTCGTGCCCACCCTGGCCGGCCACGGCTTGGTGAACCAGTCGCTGCGCCGCCTCCCCGCCCCCACGGTGGGCCTGTTCCTTCTAGGGGAGCCGGTGGCCGCTTCCCTACTCGCCTACATCGTCTTCGGGGAGGTTCCCGGGCGGTGGACCCTGGCGGGGGGCGCGCTCGTGTTCGCAGCCCTCGCCCTCGTCCTACGGGGGCGTGCGTGA
- a CDS encoding alanyl-tRNA editing protein, with protein sequence MTSPALPRTERLYHHDPYLLDFEATVTGRRQHEGRLAVTLDRTAFYPESGGQPFDTGTLSGVPVLAVIEEAHEVLHVLAAPLKESRVRGQVDGERRRDHRQQHHGQHLLSRAFSDLFSAHTVSFHLGAEASSIDLDREVSEEQVRLAEVRTNGVVWEARPVEVKVVSRAEARALGVEPPPEAGEAIRLVEAQGFDLQPCGGTHPRSTAEVGVVLVLGRERYKGGSRVRFVCGHRALATFGERTAVLDRLGALLCAPLPGLPEAAQRALAALAESTRQCRVLQERALEGEARRLLATAAPPAVVVSVYERWPPEDLRTLATQLVALSPCVALLGSRGDKAHLVFAQSPGLPHDIPALLKAAVETLGGRGGGRGDLAQGGGERPALLDEALARAADAVRTKAG encoded by the coding sequence GTGACGTCGCCGGCCCTCCCCCGGACCGAGCGCCTCTACCACCACGATCCCTACCTGCTCGACTTCGAGGCCACGGTTACGGGCCGCCGGCAACACGAGGGGCGCTTGGCCGTGACCCTCGACCGGACCGCGTTCTACCCGGAGAGCGGCGGCCAACCCTTCGACACCGGCACTCTCTCCGGCGTGCCCGTCCTGGCCGTCATCGAGGAGGCTCACGAGGTCCTGCACGTGCTGGCCGCCCCCCTGAAGGAATCACGGGTGCGGGGGCAGGTGGACGGGGAGCGGCGGCGGGACCACCGGCAGCAGCATCACGGGCAGCATCTCCTGTCGCGCGCGTTCTCCGACCTTTTCTCTGCCCACACGGTGAGCTTCCACCTCGGAGCGGAGGCCTCCTCCATCGACCTCGACCGCGAGGTGAGTGAGGAGCAGGTCCGCCTCGCCGAGGTCCGGACCAACGGGGTGGTATGGGAGGCGAGGCCGGTGGAGGTCAAGGTGGTTAGCCGGGCCGAAGCCCGAGCCCTGGGCGTGGAGCCCCCGCCGGAGGCGGGAGAGGCGATTCGCCTGGTGGAGGCCCAGGGCTTCGACCTCCAGCCCTGCGGAGGGACCCACCCGCGCTCCACCGCGGAGGTGGGAGTGGTTCTGGTGCTCGGCCGGGAGCGCTACAAGGGCGGGAGCCGCGTCCGCTTCGTCTGCGGGCACCGGGCGCTGGCGACCTTTGGCGAGCGGACGGCGGTGCTCGACCGCCTGGGCGCCCTCCTCTGCGCGCCGCTCCCGGGACTTCCGGAAGCGGCGCAGCGGGCCCTGGCTGCCCTCGCCGAGTCCACTCGGCAGTGCCGTGTGCTCCAAGAGCGGGCCCTCGAGGGCGAGGCCCGGCGCCTGCTCGCCACCGCGGCCCCGCCCGCGGTGGTGGTCTCGGTCTACGAACGCTGGCCCCCGGAGGACTTGCGAACCCTGGCCACGCAACTCGTGGCTCTCTCCCCCTGTGTGGCTCTCTTGGGCAGCCGGGGGGACAAAGCCCATCTGGTGTTCGCGCAATCCCCGGGCCTACCCCACGACATCCCCGCCCTCCTCAAGGCGGCGGTGGAGACCCTGGGCGGCCGCGGAGGGGGCCGGGGTGACCTGGCCCAGGGCGGCGGCGAGCGGCCGGCCCTTCTGGACGAGGCCCTGGCCCGCGCCGCCGACGCGGTCCGCACGAAGGCCGGATGA
- a CDS encoding threonine synthase codes for MPIVHLECTKCDRRFPPGQRWNLCQCGAPLFARYDLESAAKDMRPGHLSLRAPNLWRYREVLPLESPEHLITLGEGFTPLLPAPRLGTLLGLPHLFIKDEGGNPTGSFKARGLSVAVSMARALGATDVCLPSAGNAGSALAAYAARGGLKAHIFIPQDVARVFIMEAEAYGAHVQTVPGLITDAGRLCAQLAQEHGWYECATLKEPYRLEGKKTMGYELAEQMGWKLPDAVLYPTGGGTGLIGMWKAFQELETMGFVGASRPRMYAVQAEGCAPIVKAFSEGRDEAPLWEGANTLAHGLRVPKALGDFLILKALRESRGAGVAVSEAEIVQGVRDASAQEGIFAGPEGGACVSALRRLKASGHITPDDTVVVFNTGTAFKYVENLAPLW; via the coding sequence GTGCCGATCGTCCACCTCGAATGCACGAAGTGCGACCGACGTTTTCCGCCTGGACAGCGCTGGAACCTCTGCCAGTGCGGCGCTCCGCTCTTCGCCCGCTACGACCTGGAGAGCGCGGCCAAGGACATGCGGCCGGGCCACCTCTCCTTGCGCGCCCCCAACCTCTGGCGCTACCGCGAGGTGCTTCCCCTCGAGAGCCCGGAACACCTGATCACCCTGGGCGAGGGCTTCACGCCCCTCCTCCCCGCTCCGCGCCTTGGCACCCTCCTCGGCCTCCCCCACCTCTTCATCAAGGACGAGGGCGGTAACCCGACGGGCTCCTTCAAGGCCCGCGGCCTGTCGGTGGCGGTGTCGATGGCCAGGGCTCTGGGCGCGACCGATGTCTGCCTGCCCTCCGCCGGCAACGCGGGCAGCGCGCTGGCCGCCTACGCCGCCCGGGGAGGGCTCAAGGCCCACATCTTCATCCCCCAGGACGTGGCGCGCGTCTTCATCATGGAGGCCGAGGCCTACGGTGCCCACGTACAGACCGTGCCCGGGCTCATCACCGACGCCGGCCGCCTCTGTGCCCAGCTCGCCCAGGAGCATGGCTGGTACGAATGCGCCACCCTCAAGGAGCCCTACCGGCTGGAGGGCAAGAAGACCATGGGCTACGAGCTGGCCGAGCAGATGGGCTGGAAGCTGCCGGATGCCGTCCTGTACCCCACCGGGGGAGGGACCGGCCTCATCGGCATGTGGAAGGCCTTCCAGGAGCTGGAGACCATGGGCTTCGTGGGCGCCTCGCGCCCGAGGATGTACGCCGTCCAGGCTGAGGGCTGCGCCCCTATCGTGAAGGCGTTCTCCGAGGGACGGGACGAGGCCCCGCTTTGGGAGGGGGCGAACACTCTTGCCCATGGCCTGCGCGTCCCCAAGGCCCTCGGCGACTTCCTGATCTTGAAGGCCCTGCGCGAGAGCCGGGGCGCGGGGGTGGCCGTCTCCGAGGCCGAGATCGTGCAGGGGGTGCGCGACGCCTCCGCCCAGGAGGGCATCTTCGCCGGCCCCGAGGGCGGGGCTTGCGTGAGCGCCTTGCGCCGGCTCAAGGCGTCGGGCCACATCACGCCCGACGACACGGTGGTGGTCTTCAACACGGGAACGGCCTTCAAGTACGTCGAGAACCTGGCGCCCCTCTGGTGA
- the frr gene encoding ribosome recycling factor, with the protein MAIKPLIADAKQRMHTSVETVLRELATMRTGRASLSMLDGIRVDYYGNPTPLNQVGNLGTPDPTLITLQPWDPSLLPAIEKAIRTSDLDLNPQNDGKIIRIPIPSLTEERRKTLVKHAHKSAEDGRVAIRNVRRDVNDHLKKLLKDHQVSEDDEKHAVAEVQKLTDQHIEEINAALKKKEAEILEV; encoded by the coding sequence ATGGCCATCAAACCTCTGATCGCGGACGCGAAGCAGCGGATGCATACCTCCGTGGAGACCGTGCTCCGCGAGTTGGCGACCATGCGGACGGGACGGGCCTCTCTGTCCATGCTGGACGGGATTCGGGTCGACTACTACGGCAACCCGACCCCCCTCAACCAGGTGGGAAACCTAGGCACCCCCGACCCCACCCTCATCACCCTCCAGCCCTGGGATCCCTCCCTGCTCCCCGCTATCGAGAAAGCCATCCGCACCTCAGACTTGGACCTGAACCCCCAGAACGACGGCAAGATCATCCGCATCCCCATCCCCTCCCTCACCGAGGAACGGAGGAAGACCCTGGTCAAGCACGCCCACAAAAGCGCGGAGGATGGGCGGGTGGCCATCCGCAACGTGCGGCGCGACGTCAACGACCACCTCAAGAAGCTCCTCAAGGACCACCAGGTCAGCGAGGACGACGAGAAGCACGCGGTGGCCGAGGTGCAAAAGCTCACCGACCAGCACATCGAGGAGATCAACGCCGCCCTCAAGAAAAAGGAAGCCGAGATCCTCGAGGTCTGA
- the pyrH gene encoding UMP kinase: protein MPGAKKALAYHRILLKLSGEALLGDDKAFGIDRAFTDYLAGEIKEIHDLGLEIAAVVGGGNIFRGVSDSASGMDRISADHMGMLATVINALSLQDALERVGVFTRVLSAIEMQEVAEPFIRRRAIRHMEKKRVAIFAAGTGNPYFSTDTAAALRAMEVKADIILKGTKVDGIYDADPMKNPKAKKFDRLTYFEVLQKGLKVMDTTAISLCMDNRLPIIVYDLKRKGNLRRIVLGEKIGTLVKE from the coding sequence ATGCCCGGCGCCAAGAAGGCCCTCGCCTACCACCGGATCCTGCTCAAGCTCTCCGGCGAGGCTCTGCTGGGGGATGACAAAGCCTTCGGCATAGACCGGGCCTTCACCGACTACCTGGCGGGGGAGATCAAGGAGATCCACGACCTGGGTCTGGAAATCGCGGCCGTGGTGGGAGGGGGCAACATCTTCCGCGGGGTCTCCGACAGCGCCTCCGGGATGGACCGCATTTCCGCCGACCACATGGGCATGCTCGCCACCGTGATCAATGCCCTCTCCCTCCAGGACGCTCTCGAGCGGGTGGGCGTCTTCACCCGCGTGCTCTCCGCCATCGAGATGCAAGAGGTGGCGGAGCCCTTCATCCGGCGCCGCGCCATCCGCCACATGGAGAAGAAGAGGGTGGCCATATTCGCGGCCGGTACCGGCAACCCCTACTTCTCTACCGACACCGCCGCCGCCCTCCGGGCCATGGAGGTCAAGGCCGACATCATCCTCAAAGGGACGAAAGTGGACGGCATCTATGACGCGGATCCCATGAAGAACCCGAAGGCGAAGAAGTTCGACCGCCTGACCTACTTCGAGGTGCTGCAGAAGGGCCTGAAGGTGATGGACACCACCGCCATCTCTCTCTGCATGGACAACCGCCTCCCGATCATCGTTTACGATCTCAAGCGCAAGGGGAACCTGCGCCGGATCGTGCTCGGCGAGAAAATCGGGACCCTCGTCAAGGAGTAG
- the tsf gene encoding translation elongation factor Ts has product MSISADMVRRLREETGAGMMECKSALVEAKGDAQSAREILRKKGLAAAAKKAGRAACEGLVGSYIHPGGRIGVLLEINCETDFVAKTAEFQALVKDAAMHIAAAAPLYLAKENVPAAVLEKEKEIYRAQAAAQGKPASVQERMAEGKLKDFYAAFCLLEQPFVKDGKITVGDLVQEKIALLKENIVVRRFSRFRLGEDPASGDDPGQGVTSARPDPDPEGLRSAPAPR; this is encoded by the coding sequence ATGAGCATTTCGGCGGATATGGTGCGCAGGCTCCGCGAGGAGACGGGCGCGGGCATGATGGAGTGCAAGTCGGCGCTCGTCGAGGCCAAGGGCGACGCCCAGAGCGCCCGCGAGATTCTCCGCAAGAAGGGCCTGGCCGCGGCGGCCAAGAAGGCCGGCCGCGCGGCGTGCGAAGGACTGGTCGGGTCCTACATCCATCCCGGGGGTAGGATCGGGGTGCTGCTGGAGATCAACTGCGAGACCGACTTCGTGGCCAAGACCGCGGAGTTTCAGGCTCTGGTGAAGGACGCCGCCATGCACATCGCGGCCGCTGCTCCGCTCTATCTCGCGAAGGAGAACGTCCCGGCCGCGGTCCTCGAGAAGGAGAAGGAGATCTACCGGGCCCAGGCCGCCGCCCAGGGCAAGCCGGCGTCCGTCCAGGAGCGGATGGCGGAGGGCAAGCTGAAGGACTTCTACGCCGCCTTCTGCCTCCTCGAGCAGCCCTTCGTGAAGGACGGCAAGATTACGGTGGGCGACCTGGTGCAGGAGAAGATCGCCCTTCTGAAGGAAAACATTGTCGTCCGCCGCTTCTCCCGCTTCCGGCTGGGCGAGGACCCCGCTAGCGGGGATGATCCGGGCCAGGGAGTAACATCCGCCCGCCCGGATCCGGACCCGGAGGGTCTTCGGTCAGCGCCGGCTCCGCGGTAG
- the rpsB gene encoding 30S ribosomal protein S2, whose product MKELLEAGVHFGHQTRRWNPKMKDYIFGERNGIYIVDLQKTHRLLQDALQYVQDLAAQGKTLLFVGTKRQAQEAIAEEAKRCGMPYVNERWLGGLLTNFVTVRKSLDRLKELELMSTDGRHERLTKKEIAHLEKERGKLERNLQGIKTMKSVPDAVFVIDTRKEAIAVAEARKLRIPVVGVVDTNCDPDEVDVVIPGNDDALRAIRLFASRMADAVLAGRGLREARTPDPATTGGEAAEVRRPKPRPPVVAPTTPA is encoded by the coding sequence ATGAAGGAGCTTCTGGAGGCGGGGGTCCACTTCGGCCACCAGACCCGCCGCTGGAACCCGAAGATGAAGGATTACATCTTCGGGGAGCGCAACGGCATCTATATTGTCGACCTCCAGAAGACCCACCGCCTGCTCCAGGACGCCCTGCAGTACGTGCAGGATCTGGCCGCCCAAGGCAAGACCCTCCTCTTCGTCGGCACCAAACGCCAGGCGCAGGAGGCCATCGCCGAGGAGGCCAAGCGGTGCGGGATGCCGTATGTGAATGAGCGCTGGCTGGGCGGGCTCCTGACCAACTTCGTCACCGTGCGCAAGAGCCTGGACCGGCTGAAGGAGCTCGAGCTCATGTCGACGGACGGGCGCCACGAGCGGCTGACCAAGAAGGAGATCGCCCACCTCGAGAAAGAGCGGGGCAAGCTCGAGCGAAACCTCCAGGGCATCAAGACCATGAAGTCGGTGCCGGATGCCGTCTTCGTGATCGACACCCGCAAGGAGGCGATCGCGGTGGCCGAAGCCCGCAAGCTGAGGATCCCGGTGGTGGGCGTAGTGGACACGAACTGCGACCCCGACGAGGTGGACGTGGTGATACCGGGTAACGACGACGCTTTGCGCGCCATACGCCTCTTCGCCAGCCGAATGGCGGACGCGGTGCTTGCCGGCCGCGGTCTCCGCGAGGCGCGGACGCCGGACCCGGCGACAACGGGCGGCGAAGCGGCCGAGGTGCGACGGCCCAAGCCCCGGCCCCCGGTCGTCGCCCCCACCACCCCCGCCTGA
- the rpsI gene encoding 30S ribosomal protein S9, translating into MSTTALEYYGTGKRKTSIARVHLRPGTGEMKLNERNMEEFFGGHEALKMLVRQPFALTETTDKFDVLAVIHGGGVSSQAGALRHGISRALCVFNLELRGKLKKAGFLTRDARIKERKKYGQKGARRRFQFSKR; encoded by the coding sequence TTGAGCACGACCGCCCTAGAGTATTACGGCACCGGCAAGCGCAAGACCTCGATCGCTCGTGTCCACCTCCGCCCAGGCACGGGGGAGATGAAGCTGAACGAGCGCAACATGGAGGAGTTCTTCGGCGGCCACGAGGCCCTGAAGATGCTCGTCCGGCAGCCGTTCGCGCTGACGGAGACGACCGACAAGTTCGACGTCCTGGCCGTCATCCATGGGGGGGGAGTGTCCTCCCAGGCCGGGGCCCTACGGCACGGCATCTCCCGCGCCCTCTGCGTATTCAACCTGGAACTCCGGGGCAAGCTCAAGAAGGCCGGCTTCCTTACCAGGGACGCCCGCATCAAGGAGCGCAAGAAGTACGGGCAGAAGGGGGCCCGCCGTCGGTTCCAGTTCAGCAAGCGTTGA
- the rplM gene encoding 50S ribosomal protein L13 — protein MPTYIPKADPLERKWFVIDAKGKVLGKLAAIAASALTGKRKPIYTPFLDTGDHVIVINAALVHLTGRKATDKLYRHHTGYVGGLKSVAAGDLRRKNPARVVEEAIRGMLPKTKLGRAMFQKLKVYAGDHHPHQAQKPLAMPVK, from the coding sequence ATGCCGACTTACATACCGAAGGCCGACCCCCTGGAGCGGAAGTGGTTCGTGATCGACGCCAAGGGCAAGGTCCTCGGCAAGCTGGCCGCGATCGCCGCGTCCGCGCTCACCGGCAAGCGGAAGCCGATCTACACGCCCTTCCTGGACACAGGTGATCACGTGATCGTAATCAACGCCGCTCTGGTTCACCTCACGGGAAGAAAGGCAACGGACAAGCTCTACCGGCACCACACGGGATACGTGGGGGGCCTGAAATCAGTGGCGGCGGGCGACTTGAGAAGGAAAAACCCCGCGCGCGTGGTCGAAGAGGCGATCCGGGGGATGCTCCCCAAGACCAAGCTGGGACGGGCCATGTTCCAGAAGCTGAAGGTCTACGCGGGCGACCACCACCCCCACCAAGCCCAGAAGCCCCTGGCGATGCCCGTCAAGTGA